Proteins encoded in a region of the Dromaius novaehollandiae isolate bDroNov1 chromosome 18, bDroNov1.hap1, whole genome shotgun sequence genome:
- the TSEN54 gene encoding tRNA-splicing endonuclease subunit Sen54 isoform X2, with protein MWALDGVAVCRGNLVKAEWKPGQGIVELQSPAGKFWHTMGFTEHGKQCLLPEEALYLLECGSVQLFYRDLPLSIQEAYEILLAQEAMSLPHYQVFSHLKQLGYVVLRFNPSTVLSPYERQLNLESHCQSSGKHHRKRRRSSSPRSHEKKHKVSEGLPEADGTSEKAGDGCGDSSCLPADETPLLEQPKESDAGSGGGESAPVLPDTGQEKDSPSPSRSWAGDHRESSPGTRASRWDFTTIVLPNVAPDQPCTRLPSPDKGLLPENVPGREVDAACWCRRINQKREKLSRKEREQLERESRYKSSVNADREVRRCSNWQEYKALLKQRSQQKVWRRPPHLWDQPVTPLLRLDEATSSAAVLQQISVLQPSHILDGASRLQEDTEGMTIDFNVYQADAVAKFKKTNPGKPYVRMCVRSFDEQIPSLRALKQVTYQSGDVPVVFALVDHGEIAFYSLKEFKLPVDVNH; from the exons atGTGGGCGCTCGACGGCGTCGCCGTGTGCCG GGGCAACCTGGTGAAAGCTGAGTGGAAGCCAGGACAGGGCATTGTGGAGCTGCAGTCCCCTGCG GGGAAGTTCTGGCACACCATGGGGTTCACAGAGCATGGCAAGCAGTGTCTGCTGCCTGAGGAAGCTCTCTATCTGCTGGAGTGT GGCTCTGTTCAGCTCTTTTACAGAGATCTGCCCTTGTCGATCCAGGAAGCCTATGAGATCCTGCTGGCCCAGGAGGCAATGAGCCTGCCGCATTACCAG GTATTCAGCCACTTGAAGCAACTGGGTTATGTTGTACTGAGATTCAACCCCAG CACTGTCCTGTCTCCCTATGAGAGACAGCTGAACTTGGAGAGTCATTGCCAGAGCTCCGGGAAACACCATCGCAAAAGGAGGAGGAGCTCCAGCCCTCG GTCACATGAGAAGAAACATAAAGTATCTGAGGGCCTTCCAGAAGCTGACGGGACCTCCGAAAAGGCTGGTGATGGCTGTGGAGACTCCAGCTGCCTCCCCGCAGATGAGACCCCCTTGTTAGAGCAGCCAAAGGAGTCAGATGCTGGCAGTGGAGGGGGAGAGTCAGCCCCAGTTCTTCCTGATACGGGACAAGAAAAGGACTCTCCCAGCCCCTCCAGGAGTTGGGCTGGAGACCACAGGGAGAGCAGCCCTGGCACCCGCGCGTCCCGCTGGGATTTTACCACCATTGTCTTGCCAAACGTGGCCCCAGACCAGCCGTGCACACGTCTCCCCTCACCTGACAAGGGGCTCCTGCCGGAGAACGTGCCGGGGAGGGAAGTCGATGCCGCTTGCTGGTGCAGACGCATCAATCAGAAGCGGGAAAAGCTGTCGCGAAAGGAAAGGGAGCAGCTGGAGAGGGAGAGCAGGTACAAGAGCAGTGTCAATGCAGACAGGGAGGTGAGGCGCTGCTCCAACTGGCAGGAGTACAAAGCCCTCCTGAAGCAGAGGAGCCAGCAGAAGGTTTGGAGACGACCGCCACATCTCTGGGACCAACCTGTCACTCCGCTTTTGCGGCTGGATGAAGCCACCTCATCAG ctGCTGTCCTCCAGCAGATCAGCGTGCTGCAGCCCTCCCACATCCTGGATGGAGCCTCCCG gctgcaggaggaCACAGAGGGCATGACGATAGACTTCAACGTGTATCAAGCAGATGCTGTGGCCAAGTTTAAGAAGACAAACCCTGGAAAGCCATATGTCAGGATGTGTGTACGGAG CTTTGATGAGCAGATTCCATCCCTCCGAGCTTTGAAGCAGGTCACATATCAGAGTGGGGATGTCCCGGTGGTCTTTGCACTGGTGGACCATGGAGAAATTGCCTTTTATTCGCTAAAGGAATTCAAGCTGCCAGTTGATGTTAATCACTGA
- the TSEN54 gene encoding tRNA-splicing endonuclease subunit Sen54 isoform X1: MEPGGSRRLSTAELLAARARKAPPRSRGQKDFAPDGSEEQAEKLRRCREEQWQLLSEERVERLGNLVKAEWKPGQGIVELQSPAGKFWHTMGFTEHGKQCLLPEEALYLLECGSVQLFYRDLPLSIQEAYEILLAQEAMSLPHYQVFSHLKQLGYVVLRFNPSTVLSPYERQLNLESHCQSSGKHHRKRRRSSSPRSHEKKHKVSEGLPEADGTSEKAGDGCGDSSCLPADETPLLEQPKESDAGSGGGESAPVLPDTGQEKDSPSPSRSWAGDHRESSPGTRASRWDFTTIVLPNVAPDQPCTRLPSPDKGLLPENVPGREVDAACWCRRINQKREKLSRKEREQLERESRYKSSVNADREVRRCSNWQEYKALLKQRSQQKVWRRPPHLWDQPVTPLLRLDEATSSAAVLQQISVLQPSHILDGASRLQEDTEGMTIDFNVYQADAVAKFKKTNPGKPYVRMCVRSFDEQIPSLRALKQVTYQSGDVPVVFALVDHGEIAFYSLKEFKLPVDVNH; encoded by the exons ATGGAGCCGGGCGGCTCGCGCCGCCTCAG CACGGCGGAGCTGCTGGCGGCCCGCGCCCGCAAGGCCCCGCCGCGCTCGCGCGGCCAGAAGGACTTCGCCCCCGACGGCTCCGAGGAGCAGGCGGAGAAGCTGCGGCGGTGCCGCGAGGAGCAATGGCAGCTGCTCTCCGAGGAGCGCGTGGAGCGGCT GGGCAACCTGGTGAAAGCTGAGTGGAAGCCAGGACAGGGCATTGTGGAGCTGCAGTCCCCTGCG GGGAAGTTCTGGCACACCATGGGGTTCACAGAGCATGGCAAGCAGTGTCTGCTGCCTGAGGAAGCTCTCTATCTGCTGGAGTGT GGCTCTGTTCAGCTCTTTTACAGAGATCTGCCCTTGTCGATCCAGGAAGCCTATGAGATCCTGCTGGCCCAGGAGGCAATGAGCCTGCCGCATTACCAG GTATTCAGCCACTTGAAGCAACTGGGTTATGTTGTACTGAGATTCAACCCCAG CACTGTCCTGTCTCCCTATGAGAGACAGCTGAACTTGGAGAGTCATTGCCAGAGCTCCGGGAAACACCATCGCAAAAGGAGGAGGAGCTCCAGCCCTCG GTCACATGAGAAGAAACATAAAGTATCTGAGGGCCTTCCAGAAGCTGACGGGACCTCCGAAAAGGCTGGTGATGGCTGTGGAGACTCCAGCTGCCTCCCCGCAGATGAGACCCCCTTGTTAGAGCAGCCAAAGGAGTCAGATGCTGGCAGTGGAGGGGGAGAGTCAGCCCCAGTTCTTCCTGATACGGGACAAGAAAAGGACTCTCCCAGCCCCTCCAGGAGTTGGGCTGGAGACCACAGGGAGAGCAGCCCTGGCACCCGCGCGTCCCGCTGGGATTTTACCACCATTGTCTTGCCAAACGTGGCCCCAGACCAGCCGTGCACACGTCTCCCCTCACCTGACAAGGGGCTCCTGCCGGAGAACGTGCCGGGGAGGGAAGTCGATGCCGCTTGCTGGTGCAGACGCATCAATCAGAAGCGGGAAAAGCTGTCGCGAAAGGAAAGGGAGCAGCTGGAGAGGGAGAGCAGGTACAAGAGCAGTGTCAATGCAGACAGGGAGGTGAGGCGCTGCTCCAACTGGCAGGAGTACAAAGCCCTCCTGAAGCAGAGGAGCCAGCAGAAGGTTTGGAGACGACCGCCACATCTCTGGGACCAACCTGTCACTCCGCTTTTGCGGCTGGATGAAGCCACCTCATCAG ctGCTGTCCTCCAGCAGATCAGCGTGCTGCAGCCCTCCCACATCCTGGATGGAGCCTCCCG gctgcaggaggaCACAGAGGGCATGACGATAGACTTCAACGTGTATCAAGCAGATGCTGTGGCCAAGTTTAAGAAGACAAACCCTGGAAAGCCATATGTCAGGATGTGTGTACGGAG CTTTGATGAGCAGATTCCATCCCTCCGAGCTTTGAAGCAGGTCACATATCAGAGTGGGGATGTCCCGGTGGTCTTTGCACTGGTGGACCATGGAGAAATTGCCTTTTATTCGCTAAAGGAATTCAAGCTGCCAGTTGATGTTAATCACTGA